A stretch of the Spirochaetota bacterium genome encodes the following:
- a CDS encoding HNH endonuclease signature motif containing protein: MKPSAALFKNAIKRGLFSLIDKDINDKEKDEIKKLFNSRCAYCGKIADRPHYDHVIPGKGNGKYNRVLACIYCNSCQKSDEDWKDFLKIYCHQSNEMSEYKARMKKISKWISKNKYKKDHELDELLEECRSEINDIIDKNIKKIKKGIQQAGADL, from the coding sequence ATGAAGCCATCAGCAGCACTGTTCAAAAATGCGATAAAACGGGGGTTGTTTTCGTTAATAGATAAAGACATCAATGACAAAGAAAAAGACGAAATAAAAAAACTGTTCAATAGCAGGTGTGCTTATTGCGGAAAAATAGCCGATAGACCGCACTATGATCATGTCATTCCTGGAAAAGGAAATGGAAAATACAACAGGGTTTTGGCGTGCATATATTGTAATAGTTGTCAAAAGTCAGATGAAGACTGGAAAGACTTTCTAAAGATCTATTGTCATCAAAGCAACGAAATGTCGGAATATAAAGCACGAATGAAGAAAATATCAAAATGGATTTCAAAGAATAAGTATAAAAAAGATCATGAACTGGATGAGCTTTTAGAAGAATGCAGGAGTGAAATAAATGATATTATTGACAAAAATATAAAGAAGATAAAGAAAGGCATCCAACAAGCTGGAGCGGATTTGTGA
- a CDS encoding ADP-ribosylglycohydrolase family protein, with protein MIGTIAGDVIGSVYEFGNVKDMTLPLMTERSHFTDDTVLTIATADVILNGGGYAKAYHDYGIRYPNAGYGGNFGRWLFSENRKPYGSYGNGSAMRVSPVGFAFDTLEGTLAEAKKSARVTHDHPEGMKGAQATAAAIFLARTGGTKQEIKEYIEKTFRYDLSRTLKQIRPKYKFDVTCQGSVPESIIAFLESEDYISAVRNAVFLGGDADTLGAITGGIAQAFYKKMPKDIVDEVRKRLSPDITAVVDAFEERYHAARVSFIYSA; from the coding sequence ATGATAGGCACAATAGCAGGTGATGTGATAGGCTCGGTATACGAGTTCGGGAATGTGAAGGACATGACGCTCCCGCTCATGACAGAGCGTTCGCATTTTACCGACGATACCGTGCTTACCATAGCCACAGCCGATGTCATTCTCAACGGCGGCGGCTATGCGAAGGCATATCATGACTACGGTATACGATACCCCAATGCCGGCTACGGCGGGAATTTCGGGCGATGGCTTTTCTCCGAAAACCGCAAGCCGTACGGAAGCTACGGCAACGGCTCAGCGATGCGCGTATCGCCCGTCGGTTTCGCATTCGATACTCTTGAGGGAACACTTGCCGAGGCGAAAAAAAGCGCAAGAGTAACGCACGATCACCCCGAAGGCATGAAAGGAGCACAGGCGACCGCCGCGGCGATCTTCCTCGCACGAACGGGCGGCACGAAGCAGGAGATAAAAGAGTACATAGAGAAGACATTCCGATACGATCTGTCCCGCACATTGAAGCAGATACGGCCGAAATACAAGTTCGATGTCACCTGTCAGGGCTCGGTGCCGGAGTCGATCATCGCCTTTCTCGAATCGGAGGATTATATCTCGGCGGTGCGTAATGCCGTCTTCCTCGGCGGTGATGCCGATACGCTGGGCGCCATAACCGGCGGCATTGCACAGGCGTTCTATAAGAAAATGCCGAAGGATATCGTCGACGAGGTGCGCAAAAGACTTTCGCCGGATATAACGGCTGTCGTTGATGCGTTCGAAGAGCGTTATCACGCAGCACGCGTATCTTTTATCTATTCGGCATGA
- a CDS encoding haloacid dehalogenase-like hydrolase produces the protein MTPAAVICDFDDTLAPDSTSAFLAHIGIDVERFWGHVVKQRMDDGWDPAMAYLYEFIHALRERSVTRSDLSAFGRTLELFPGVHELFSSIRKEHPWMEFYVISSGIGDILRACTLAPVFTSIFTSELFYENDIPVYPKNAISFTDKTRYLFQISKGMHGPEYRTKPFEVNRRIDSADARIPFKRMLYIGDGYTDVPCFALLMKNGGQALAVYDAKSDEKRMRGLGFVNDRRVIDALSCDYSVGGKLNAALAKFVEMIQ, from the coding sequence ATGACACCCGCCGCTGTCATCTGCGATTTCGACGACACGCTCGCGCCGGACAGCACGAGCGCCTTCCTCGCGCATATCGGCATCGATGTGGAACGATTCTGGGGGCATGTTGTAAAACAGCGTATGGATGACGGCTGGGACCCCGCCATGGCGTATCTCTATGAGTTCATCCATGCGCTCCGCGAACGATCTGTCACCCGCTCCGATCTTTCCGCATTCGGCCGCACGCTCGAACTCTTCCCCGGCGTCCATGAGCTGTTTTCATCGATACGGAAAGAACACCCGTGGATGGAGTTCTACGTCATCTCCAGCGGCATAGGCGATATTCTCCGCGCCTGTACGCTCGCGCCCGTGTTCACATCGATATTCACGAGCGAGCTTTTCTATGAGAACGATATTCCGGTGTACCCGAAGAACGCGATAAGCTTTACCGACAAGACGCGGTATCTTTTCCAGATATCAAAGGGCATGCACGGTCCCGAATACCGCACGAAACCGTTCGAGGTCAATCGCCGCATCGATTCCGCGGACGCACGCATACCGTTCAAACGCATGCTCTATATCGGCGACGGATATACCGATGTGCCGTGCTTTGCGCTTCTCATGAAGAACGGGGGGCAGGCGCTCGCTGTGTATGATGCGAAGAGCGATGAGAAGCGTATGAGGGGCTTGGGTTTTGTGAACGACAGGCGAGTTATCGATGCGCTGTCGTGTGATTATTCTGTCGGCGGAAAATTAAACGCAGCTCTAGCGAAATTTGTTGAAATGATTCAGTAA
- a CDS encoding CPBP family intramembrane glutamic endopeptidase encodes ALIPLVNATGDLFTRLFPVLKEFEKVGNVLVTVHAPWQWAFLILAIGITPAICEEFLFRGYFHRTLERSFGAPGVYFLSGTVFALIHQNYFGLIALILVGSYLGFVYQRAGSIFASAATHFAYNTTLIVLVNVPAVGGFIMNTDGTTRWQAVIASIVLGSSAVTGLQLLSGKRRVAK; translated from the coding sequence TTGCGCTCATACCGCTTGTCAATGCCACCGGCGATCTTTTCACGCGCCTTTTCCCGGTGCTGAAGGAATTCGAGAAAGTGGGCAACGTGCTCGTCACCGTCCATGCGCCATGGCAATGGGCATTCCTCATTCTTGCCATCGGCATAACGCCGGCGATATGCGAGGAATTCCTTTTCCGCGGCTATTTCCACAGAACGCTTGAGCGGAGCTTCGGCGCACCGGGCGTCTATTTCCTCTCTGGCACCGTGTTCGCACTGATACATCAGAATTATTTCGGGCTTATCGCACTTATCCTCGTCGGATCATATCTCGGCTTCGTGTATCAGCGTGCAGGGAGCATATTCGCGTCCGCGGCGACGCATTTCGCGTACAATACGACGCTCATCGTTCTCGTCAATGTTCCTGCTGTCGGCGGCTTCATCATGAATACGGATGGAACGACGCGCTGGCAGGCGGTCATCGCGTCCATCGTTCTCGGGTCTTCCGCGGTAACCGGTCTACAGCTTCTTTCGGGAAAGCGGCGGGTCGCGAAATAA
- a CDS encoding aldo/keto reductase, which yields MAAKKIRWGILGAGNIAKAFARGVAHSKYGTLTAVGSRTQEKADKFGEEFNIPHRHASYEALLADPVVDAVYIATPHPLHPEWAIQCAEAKKHILCEKPVSLNYYQALAVVEAARRNNVFFMEAYMYRCHPQTAKLVELIRSKEIGDVRVIQATFSFHGGFNPEGRLFKNALGGGGILDVGGYTTTMARLVAGVALGKETADPIEFKGVGYIGEGRTDEWAAASVKFEGGIVASLATGVSVMQDNCVRIFGTNGNIVVPSPWVPAREGGSVKILVTKKGESAPREIVIETNEWLYGLEADTVAEHIENKQAKFPAMSVEDTLGNMKMLDAWREQIGMVYDEEKSEGLTLPIHKRPLAVSLSSIMRYGTIPGIEKPVSRLVMGVDNQNTLPHACMMFDDFYELGGNTFDTAHIYGGGKHETNLGEWIRLRNVRENVVILDKGAHTPFCNPTDLTKQFLESLSRFKTDYVDIYMMHRDNIDIPVGEFIDVLNEHKRAGRMRAFGASNWTIERIEAANEYARKKGLESFSAISNNFSLARMVNPVWAGSLSFSDPVSRAWLTKTQMPLMPWSSQARGFFVPERARPDLLADKSLAHCWYSDDNFQRQSRVFELAKKKGVSGVTIACAYVLSQPFPTFPLIGPRTPRETEDSFKGLTISLTPEEVAWLNLESDGLKAVSSNRPQAAMAN from the coding sequence ATGGCTGCTAAGAAGATACGCTGGGGCATACTCGGGGCGGGCAATATCGCCAAGGCGTTCGCCCGCGGGGTTGCTCATTCAAAATACGGCACGCTCACCGCTGTCGGGAGCCGCACGCAGGAAAAGGCGGATAAATTCGGCGAGGAATTCAATATCCCGCACCGGCATGCAAGCTACGAAGCGCTCCTTGCCGACCCCGTGGTCGATGCGGTCTACATAGCAACGCCGCATCCGCTCCACCCCGAGTGGGCGATACAATGCGCCGAGGCGAAGAAGCACATACTCTGTGAAAAACCCGTCTCGCTCAACTATTATCAGGCCCTCGCCGTTGTCGAAGCTGCCAGACGCAATAATGTCTTCTTTATGGAAGCGTACATGTACCGCTGCCATCCGCAGACGGCGAAGCTCGTCGAGCTCATCCGTTCTAAGGAGATCGGCGATGTGCGGGTGATACAGGCGACCTTCAGCTTCCACGGCGGCTTCAACCCCGAAGGCCGTCTCTTTAAGAACGCACTCGGCGGCGGCGGCATACTCGATGTCGGCGGCTACACAACGACCATGGCCCGTCTTGTCGCGGGTGTTGCGCTCGGAAAAGAAACGGCCGACCCGATAGAGTTCAAGGGTGTCGGCTACATCGGCGAGGGGCGCACCGACGAATGGGCAGCGGCATCGGTGAAATTCGAGGGTGGGATAGTCGCATCGCTTGCCACCGGCGTCTCCGTCATGCAGGATAATTGCGTACGGATATTCGGCACGAACGGGAATATCGTCGTTCCGAGCCCGTGGGTCCCGGCGCGCGAGGGCGGCTCGGTAAAGATACTCGTCACGAAAAAGGGAGAGAGCGCTCCGCGTGAGATAGTCATCGAAACGAATGAATGGCTCTACGGTCTTGAAGCGGATACGGTCGCCGAACACATCGAGAACAAACAGGCAAAATTCCCCGCCATGTCCGTCGAGGATACGCTCGGCAACATGAAGATGCTCGATGCGTGGCGTGAGCAGATAGGGATGGTATACGATGAAGAGAAAAGCGAGGGGCTGACGCTTCCCATTCACAAACGGCCGCTTGCGGTGAGCCTCAGCAGCATCATGCGCTACGGCACGATACCCGGCATAGAAAAACCCGTATCGCGCCTTGTCATGGGCGTTGATAATCAGAACACACTGCCGCATGCGTGCATGATGTTCGATGATTTCTATGAACTCGGCGGCAACACCTTCGATACCGCCCACATCTACGGCGGCGGCAAGCATGAGACGAATCTCGGCGAATGGATACGCCTGCGCAATGTGCGTGAGAACGTGGTCATACTCGACAAAGGCGCCCATACGCCGTTCTGCAATCCGACCGATCTCACCAAGCAATTCCTCGAAAGCCTTTCACGCTTCAAGACCGATTACGTCGATATCTACATGATGCACCGCGACAACATCGACATACCCGTCGGCGAGTTCATCGATGTGCTCAATGAACACAAGCGTGCCGGGCGCATGCGTGCCTTCGGCGCATCGAACTGGACGATAGAGCGCATCGAAGCGGCGAATGAATATGCGCGAAAGAAAGGGCTTGAAAGCTTCTCGGCGATCAGCAACAACTTCAGCCTCGCACGAATGGTCAACCCGGTCTGGGCGGGATCGCTCTCGTTCTCCGACCCCGTCTCCCGCGCATGGCTCACGAAGACGCAGATGCCGCTCATGCCGTGGTCAAGCCAGGCGCGCGGCTTCTTCGTACCCGAACGCGCACGCCCCGATCTCCTCGCGGATAAAAGCCTTGCCCATTGCTGGTACAGCGATGACAATTTCCAGCGCCAGTCACGTGTGTTCGAGCTTGCAAAGAAAAAGGGTGTATCGGGCGTTACCATCGCCTGTGCCTATGTTCTCTCGCAGCCCTTCCCGACATTCCCGCTCATTGGACCGCGCACGCCGCGTGAGACCGAGGACTCATTCAAGGGACTCACGATATCGCTCACGCCGGAAGAGGTCGCATGGCTCAATCTTGAAAGCGATGGCCTGAAGGCCGTATCCAGCAATCGCCCTCAGGCGGCGATGGCGAATTGA
- a CDS encoding Calx-beta domain-containing protein: MNRIILVALAFCGMLSAIPAPHRVLLVIDTNSQDSIIVGNYYRMKRTIPATNVLLVGINTADRIINEFKGANGFIRFTNDLAEPIYSAISNRGLSNVIDYIVLSYGIPVRMKMPGADIPSSTASYLATYEIFGNTIEYFYYEHSSADVANRAFACTNKYTAVIKNARPWPATKPPSYRLVSHLSAFETAEAMMALDSAVLGDGAQASVHGGRWVLQNNHYDRVPKEYGTNIATNWRVHYGLPSDWYSEGFNFKLNSINDMAVLLFAGVYSGYNNDNFAAVMPVPMAVPGGHAEADESFGCIPTQFLNHDGAGQFPMPFLSRLGFATYAGAVYEPGSGFLNACVSTNYAEKFRSMYMNGSTVIEASFLVSWRDKRGQTTFIGDPLSRPYAVIPSVTINAASGTVLQGVAPVSATASSARGIRKIELYIDGALRASADGASIQYVWDTRAVPDGEHTIYAVAYDASSILSPGSRTTLIVVANGVALPRPSVPRDITRTIISTERIVLSWIDTSLIEDGFIVYRSVENSGFVPIGTLGSNITQFTDTGLSTNVRYVYRVSAFNAAGESEKSAPLSVLMLLPKAPSALMFKDVTIRDIVLGWSGAGITNETGFNVYRSVNGGVFTRFTEPYPESKRDATSFNDNDISENSLHRYQVSATNEYGESERSLVIERMIIPIPVPTGLAASAQGASTILLSWTDNAVNETAYLIQRKTNGGNFVQVAHVPANTTSISDIVESMNNEYTYRIYGTNSTMRGEYSDSVSFIPGPPVAPSLLEFSASVYSVNENDGTAQISVTRSGGSAGTVSATYIIAAGTATAGGDFMAGTGTVSFSNGETTKIFSVTINDDAVVEGNETVTLTLSAPTGGAVIGTQNAALLTIVENDTPSGNLLMYDGFDYTLGASLHTLSGGTGWGENAWGSSENGSSMKSTVVEGLTFSDYQVSGNAVRLYTAGAVTLRIGRKIAAAATGDIWMSYLYHVDMAKPAAYQFSAIQTTSYQTAKGSEKMRNIAQIYKSTSGVNYGVGGIRVSSENDTQSPNSYPGIGTYLLIAKFTGIGGSGTQTGSWWALTPANYDAIKNNITEDALNANCLSKVSSSSAGAEFTASKYVQISLGNYASAAYTETIDELRYGTTLGDLFFGSAAITAGTAHVPAVAGYSTSAPAMIATNITSSSEFRITNAAAYPDAVRNSVRISYTVMKSWLGAAQISFAYSDSGMNTWTDMAVSGPTSNDSGSYSNEWMLPAGIDTKKRYDIRIIARYFSQTSAPAIAAGIDLSRFFSKKDDLSRAVAVNNPYRGNSEGIVFANLPANASVEVYSMSGRHLTSVPASAGANGRLTWNMRTSDGKKAAPGIYLCAIINGAERRTIKVMVLR, encoded by the coding sequence ATGAATCGGATAATTCTTGTCGCCCTAGCGTTTTGCGGAATGCTGTCCGCCATACCGGCGCCGCATCGCGTGCTTCTCGTCATCGATACCAACAGCCAGGATTCCATCATCGTCGGTAATTACTATCGGATGAAACGCACTATCCCGGCGACGAACGTACTTCTCGTGGGGATCAACACGGCCGATCGCATCATCAATGAGTTCAAAGGCGCGAACGGTTTCATCCGGTTTACGAACGATCTCGCTGAGCCGATTTACAGCGCCATAAGCAATCGCGGATTATCAAACGTCATCGATTATATTGTACTGTCATATGGAATACCGGTGCGAATGAAGATGCCGGGAGCGGATATTCCAAGTTCGACAGCGTCCTATCTTGCAACGTATGAAATATTCGGCAATACGATTGAATATTTCTATTACGAGCATTCGTCAGCCGATGTGGCAAATCGAGCGTTTGCCTGCACCAACAAATATACCGCAGTGATCAAGAATGCAAGACCATGGCCGGCGACGAAGCCCCCCAGCTATCGATTGGTTTCACATCTCTCCGCATTTGAGACCGCTGAGGCAATGATGGCGCTCGACAGTGCGGTATTGGGTGATGGGGCGCAGGCTTCGGTACACGGTGGGCGGTGGGTGCTGCAAAATAACCACTATGATAGAGTGCCGAAAGAATACGGTACGAATATTGCCACGAATTGGCGAGTCCACTACGGCTTACCCTCAGATTGGTATTCAGAGGGCTTCAATTTCAAGCTAAATTCCATCAATGACATGGCCGTACTGTTGTTTGCCGGTGTTTATTCGGGATACAATAATGACAATTTCGCAGCGGTAATGCCCGTGCCTATGGCTGTGCCGGGTGGACATGCAGAAGCGGATGAGTCTTTTGGCTGTATACCGACGCAATTCCTTAATCACGACGGGGCCGGACAGTTCCCAATGCCATTCCTTTCTCGTCTGGGCTTTGCGACATATGCTGGCGCTGTGTATGAACCTGGCAGCGGGTTTCTCAATGCGTGTGTAAGTACGAACTATGCTGAAAAATTCCGTTCGATGTATATGAATGGAAGCACGGTGATCGAAGCATCATTTCTTGTTTCGTGGAGGGATAAACGCGGGCAGACGACATTCATTGGGGATCCACTCAGCAGGCCATATGCTGTTATTCCATCGGTAACTATCAATGCGGCATCCGGTACCGTGTTGCAGGGGGTCGCACCGGTATCGGCAACGGCATCCTCTGCACGAGGCATAAGAAAAATTGAGCTGTACATTGATGGAGCGCTGCGCGCAAGCGCGGACGGCGCATCGATACAGTATGTGTGGGATACCCGTGCGGTGCCCGATGGTGAGCACACCATCTACGCGGTTGCGTATGACGCAAGCTCAATTCTGTCACCGGGGAGCAGGACTACGTTAATAGTCGTTGCCAATGGGGTGGCATTGCCGAGACCATCGGTACCGCGTGATATTACGCGGACGATAATCAGTACCGAGCGAATCGTGCTTTCATGGATCGATACTTCATTGATCGAGGACGGTTTCATCGTGTACCGCAGTGTTGAAAATTCGGGATTTGTACCTATCGGCACCCTCGGGTCCAATATAACACAGTTCACCGATACCGGTCTTAGCACCAATGTCCGGTACGTGTATCGGGTATCGGCGTTCAATGCAGCGGGAGAATCAGAAAAAAGCGCCCCGCTTTCCGTACTCATGCTTCTACCGAAAGCCCCCTCGGCGTTGATGTTCAAGGATGTCACGATACGCGATATCGTGCTGGGATGGAGCGGAGCCGGCATCACCAATGAAACAGGGTTCAATGTATACCGCAGCGTGAATGGCGGGGTGTTCACCAGATTCACGGAGCCATATCCGGAATCGAAAAGGGACGCGACGTCGTTCAATGACAATGACATATCGGAGAACAGCCTGCACCGATATCAGGTGAGTGCGACCAATGAATACGGTGAGTCGGAGCGGTCACTTGTGATAGAACGAATGATTATTCCCATTCCGGTGCCGACGGGGCTTGCCGCAAGCGCTCAGGGTGCGAGTACGATACTGCTGTCCTGGACGGATAATGCGGTGAATGAAACGGCGTACCTCATACAGCGAAAAACGAACGGCGGCAATTTCGTTCAGGTCGCGCATGTGCCGGCGAACACCACGTCTATCAGCGACATCGTTGAATCGATGAACAACGAATATACGTACAGGATTTATGGAACGAACAGCACCATGCGCGGTGAATACTCGGACAGTGTGAGTTTTATACCGGGGCCGCCGGTTGCACCCTCTTTGCTTGAGTTCAGCGCATCGGTGTATTCAGTGAACGAGAACGACGGCACGGCGCAGATATCGGTGACACGTTCCGGCGGGAGCGCCGGGACTGTTTCAGCGACATATATCATCGCCGCCGGTACGGCAACTGCGGGCGGTGATTTCATGGCGGGCACCGGCACGGTTTCCTTTTCGAACGGTGAGACCACGAAAATATTCTCGGTTACGATCAATGACGATGCTGTGGTCGAAGGGAATGAGACCGTCACCCTGACGCTTTCCGCTCCGACGGGCGGCGCGGTCATAGGAACACAGAATGCTGCACTATTGACAATAGTTGAGAACGATACGCCTTCGGGAAATCTGCTCATGTATGACGGCTTCGATTACACCCTTGGTGCGAGTCTGCACACCCTTTCCGGCGGTACCGGATGGGGCGAAAATGCCTGGGGCAGCTCCGAAAATGGCAGCAGCATGAAGAGCACTGTCGTAGAAGGGCTTACGTTCAGCGACTATCAGGTCTCGGGCAATGCGGTACGGCTGTATACGGCGGGTGCGGTGACATTGCGTATCGGGCGAAAGATCGCCGCCGCCGCAACAGGCGATATCTGGATGAGCTATCTCTATCATGTCGATATGGCGAAACCTGCGGCATATCAATTCTCCGCGATACAGACCACATCATATCAGACGGCGAAGGGCAGTGAGAAAATGCGAAACATTGCCCAGATATACAAAAGCACGAGCGGCGTGAACTACGGAGTCGGCGGTATTCGGGTGTCGAGTGAGAACGATACGCAAAGCCCGAATTCCTACCCCGGGATCGGCACGTATCTGCTCATCGCCAAATTCACCGGCATTGGCGGAAGCGGAACGCAGACGGGTTCATGGTGGGCGCTTACCCCCGCCAATTACGATGCGATCAAGAACAATATCACCGAGGATGCGTTGAACGCCAACTGCCTCTCGAAGGTGTCAAGCAGCTCCGCTGGTGCGGAATTCACCGCGAGCAAGTATGTGCAGATATCATTGGGAAACTATGCGTCGGCAGCGTACACTGAGACCATTGATGAATTACGATACGGCACGACGCTTGGCGATCTCTTTTTTGGGAGTGCGGCGATCACCGCAGGCACCGCGCATGTGCCTGCCGTTGCAGGTTACAGCACGTCCGCACCGGCAATGATCGCAACGAACATTACTTCTTCCTCGGAATTTCGCATAACCAATGCTGCGGCGTATCCTGATGCGGTCAGGAATTCTGTTCGCATATCGTACACCGTGATGAAAAGCTGGCTCGGCGCGGCGCAGATATCGTTTGCCTATTCGGATTCGGGGATGAATACCTGGACGGACATGGCGGTGAGCGGTCCGACAAGCAATGATTCGGGTTCGTACTCGAATGAATGGATGTTGCCTGCCGGCATTGACACGAAGAAGCGGTACGACATACGTATCATCGCGCGATACTTTTCGCAGACAAGCGCGCCGGCCATCGCCGCGGGTATAGACCTCAGCCGGTTCTTCTCGAAAAAGGACGACCTTTCTCGTGCAGTGGCCGTCAATAATCCGTATCGAGGTAACAGCGAAGGGATAGTGTTCGCAAATCTCCCTGCGAATGCGTCGGTTGAGGTATATTCCATGTCCGGAAGGCATCTCACGAGCGTACCGGCATCGGCGGGTGCGAACGGGCGTCTTACCTGGAATATGCGTACGAGCGACGGGAAAAAAGCCGCTCCGGGTATCTATCTATGCGCGATCATCAACGGGGCCGAACGCCGTACCATCAAGGTCATGGTACTTCGATGA